AGAAAAAAAGAAAAAAAAGAAATTAGATAAATTTAGAATTGTTTACCTAATTCGTAAGCTTCATTTAATTTGTCTTCCTGTTCTTCTGCAACGATTCCTGCCGGACCGGCACTACCTGCATCAACATGACCGATTACTTCATAGCCCATAAAGGTGAATGGAGAGAATTTAGTCATTTCAATATAGGCTTCGTAAGTTCCTTCAGGTTGGTTTTCAGTAAAGATAAGAGCTGCTTTGCCGCCTAAACTTTTATCTGGGTTTTGTCCAACTGCATAGAAACGGTCAATGATGGTTTTTGCCTGTCCAGACATTTGACCATAGTAGATAGGAGTTGCAAAGATAACGCCATCTGCAGCTACCAATTCATTAATGATTTTGTTACCATCGTCTTCACGCACACAGTCAGGATTTTCAGCACAGAACAAGCATGCCTTACATGGAGCAATGTCTTCCTCTTCAAGATAGTATTTCACTACTTCATGACCGTTTTCCTCTGCCCCTTTAATCATTTCATCCATTAGAACGTCACAGTTTCCACCAATACGTGGACTGCCTTGCAATGCTATAATTTTCATTTCAATTTCCTCCAAATTAATTTTTAAACATTTTATATACTTAAATATCCTATTTACATTATATAAACTTTTTTTAATTAAACAAGTTAATAATTAATTAAATTTAAAAAAAACCTAAAATAAATTAATAAAAATTGAAAACCCCTGAAAAAGTTAAAAATAGTAAAAAAATAAAAAAAGAAATTAGAAAATTTTGATAAATTTTCTAAGCAAATAATCCGCCAAAGACATATGAAGCAGCTAATTTAGCGAAGAAACCATGTGGAGTTAAGGTAACGTCTCCAGACTTGTAATCACTGAAAGCTGCGTTATACATTGCACCACTTTGCTGTGGGTCTTTAGCCGCATTTAAAAGAGCATCACAGATTGGTTTAACTGAATCCAAACTGCTAGGACTAATAAGATCAGCAGCAGTTGGGTTAATCACATTGTCACCATCTTTTAAAGTACCTGCAGCTGCAATTACATCAGTGATAATCTTGCTGTCTACAGCAGCAGCACCATCGATAGTGACACCATCATTATTTGCTTCATAAATTTCTTTTGCATAGTTTAAGCCTTGTTCTTTGTCATCAAGGGTGAGTGCGTCATGGAATGATAATTTTTCATTTGCATTGTTAGGATCCGCTACAGTAGGGTGATCCATGCCTTCAGTGGATACTGAGGTGTAGTTAGAGATTTTACCGTTTTCAATACTTATTAAAAATGCAACATTACATGCTCCGCTATCATCTACAGGACAAACAAGAACGTTTTGTGTAGTCAAATCATCACCGCCAAGGATTCCTCCAAAAGCAGCGACAATTGAGGTCATAAAAATAACAAATAGTACTGCCATAAATATTTTAGTTCTATGATTCATAATTTTCTCCTTAATCTTTTTCTAGAAAATGATAAAATTTATAAAAATTTCAAAATATATTTTTATTATTTTTGTTTAATATAAGTTTTCATGATTAAATCTTCCAAGCCACTTTCAATGCCTGCTCAATAGCTTCAGATGTTTTTATTAAATCATCATCTGTATGCGCTCCTGAGATGAAGTTGCATTCGAATTGGCTTGGTGGTATGAATACGCCGTTCTTCAACAATTCCCTGAAGTATACAAGGAATCTTTTGGCATCAGACCTTTTAGCTGTTTCATAATCGATTACAGGCTCTTCATTGAAATAGATCTGGAACATTGAAGAGAGACCTACTCCCTGCAATTCCAATTTCAAGTCTTCCAAAATGTCTGAGATGCTTTCCCTAAGGAAATCTCCCTTTTGAGACATTTCTCCATAGAATGGATAGTCAAGCTTCTTAAGTGTGGATAGTCCTGCCTGAATTGAAATCGGATTACCACTAAAGGTTCCTGCCTGATAGACCGGACCGTTTGGTGCGATTAGCGACATTATTTCCTTTTTACCTGCATAGGCCCCGATTGGGAATCCTCCACCTAAAACCTTTGCAAAGGTTACCAAATCAGGCTTTACGCCATAATATGATTGCGCACCTCCACGGGACACTCTAAAACCGGTGATGACCTCATCAAAGATCAGGACTATTCCGTTTTCCTCTGTGATTTCCCTTAGGAACTTCAAGAATTTGACAGTAGGTTCCACACAGCCGATATTGCCCATTACAGGCTCCACTATTACACAGGCTATGTCTTCCCCTTCATCTTCAATCAATTTGGTCAATGCATCAACATTATTGAATGGAACTGAAAGGGTGTTTTGAGTGGTTTCCACTGGAATACCTGCTGAATCAGGCAAGCATGCAGCTCCGGAACCAGATTTTACAAGTACGTAGTCATGAGCTCCATGGTAAGCCCCTTCAAACTTGACTATTTTGCTTTTTCCAGTGAATCCTCTTGCAAGTCTGATAGCTGCCATGGTTGCTTCAGTACCTGAGTTTACAAAACGAACCATTTCGGCGCAAGGAACCCTGTCGATTACCTCTTCAGCCAATTTGACCTCATTTTCAGTTGGAGCACCATAAGCAGTTCCCCTTTGCATCTGTTCGTAAACGTCCTTCATTACATCATCATCGCTATGACCTAGTAAAATAGGACCATAAGCCAAACAGTAATCAATATAATCATTTCCATCAATGTCTACAATGTGAGAGCCTTTAGCTTCCTTTACAAAGAATGGATAAGGTTCAAAGGCACGTACAGGAGAGTTCACTCCCCCAGGAATGATGTTTTTGCTTATTTTAAATAATTCTTCTGAATTCATATTAATGATTCCCTAATTTTAATTAATAAATTTATAAAAATTATATAATTATACTTTATTTATCTTAATTAATAGGTATTTCTATTTTAATAAAAATTTAATAATATAAAAAATATAATGTTCATTAATTGAAATTAAATAAAAATAATTTTTAAAGGATGATAAAATGGATTTATTGGATGTAATGCTTAAAAGAAGAAGCGTGAGAAAATATACTGATGATGAGATTCCAAATGAAAAGATGAATAGGATATTGCAGGCAGGACTCCTTGCTCCAACCAGCAGAAACCTGAAACCATGCAATTTCCTTGTCATTGAAAACAAGGAAACCTTAAATAAAATAGCTGAATCCAAAGAGCATGGAGCAGCTTTCCTTAAAGGTGCAAAGAAAGCCATTGCAGTCATTGGAAACAGCCTTGTGGCAGACACCTGGATTGAAGACTCCTCCATAGCACTTGCATTCATGCATCTAATGGCAGCAGAACAGGATGTTGGAAGCTGTTGGATTCAAATTCGCTTAAGGAAAAACAAGGAAGGGGAATGCTCAGAAGACTTAGTAAGAGATATCTTAGGTCTTGATGATCACTTTAGAATAGTTGGCATTTTGGCACTCGGAATCGAAGATGGACATATGAAAGCCTACACTCTCGATGACATTGATAAGGAAAAAGTTCATTATATGCCATAGAAAATTATTAAAAAGTTTAAAAACTGTTTAAATAGTAAAAATAGTTTAAAAACTGTTTAAATAGTAAAAATAGTTTAATAATAAAAATAGTTTAATAATAAAAATAGTTTAATAATAAAAAAGTAAAATTAAAAAAAAGAATTTAGTTAAGAGCATTGCTCTTAACACGTTTTTTTATTGCTCGATGATCTGCTCATCAATAGCCATACCAAAATGTCTTGCGCTATCGTCAATAAATCCTTTGACTTTCATTCCAGGCTCTAGAACTGAAACGGAAATCGGTTCATCATTCTCATCGACTAATCTTATGGTTTCTGCATTTTGAACCAATGACCTTATTTTCATATCCTCATATTCCGCCTCAATCAAAATGAGTGGCCTTTTTTCTATCTTGGATCTGCCGACGATGGACTTTTTGGTTTTTCCTTCCTTATCAACGATCAATACCTCATCACCGGTTTCAAGCTCTGAAAGGTAACGTGTCTTATTGCCCGGAACCATGACATAAGCTTGCACAGGACCTGCATTTACCCTGAATGGCCTTGATGCCACATATTCGCTTTCAAGGCTTTCACTGTGAATGAAGAACATTGCCTTTGAATAGGAACCTATCAGCATTCCTTCTCCAGGTTTCATCATGGTTGTTGTATCAATGCAAACCCTGTCACCTGAACCTACAGGCTCCACATTGGTTATTGTCAAATCCTTCAATTCATAACTTTCTGTAGAAAGCTCATCAATCAGATTGGCGAAATCCTTGATTTGGGCAAAGTCCTTTGGCTCGAATATTACGCCATCGGTACCCACTTCCAAGGTTTCCATAGCCACTTTTGCATCATCTGCATTTGTTACGGCAGCTATGATATTCACATTTTCCTTTTGCAAGTCGGCAATAATGTTTTCAAGGGGAATGATTGTCCAATCGGTAGCCACAAGGATTATATAATCAACAACTCTTCCTAAAGTCACTGCCAATTGCTCATGCAACTTATCGGTGATGACTATATAGGCACAGACAGTTTTACCGCTGTTTTTAGCTTCAGTCGCTTTTGCAAGGTCTGCTGATTCATTCAAATTGTCCTTAAGGTCCAAGGTTCCATCCCCTTCACCGTCAAGGCCAACCAGATAGATGTCAGCATCCTCTTCAGGGGAAATTATCTTGAAGTTTCCAACCTTTCTGATGTTTTCACTGTCTTCGCAGTCAAGAACATAATCTATTCCTGACTCAAGTGCTGTTGTAATCAATTCTTTCTTATCGTCCCAATCTGCTTTTGGGGACATGATCCAAGCGAATTTGTTTGACAATTTTAATCTCCTTAAAAATTTTATATATCGTTAATAGAAATAAATCATTTATTTAGCATGATCTGTTTAATCGAGGAATTTCAATGCCTCTTCAACATCCAGATCATTGTGAACAACTTCAGCAATTGCTCTTGTGATCTTTCCAGGGTTTTCAGCTTGGAAAAGGTTTCTTCCAAATGCAACACCTGCTCCTCCGACTTCAAGGGAATCCCTTACCATTTCCAAGAGCTCCCTATCGGTTTCAACTTTAGGTCCTCCTGCAATTACCACAGGAACCAATGCACCTTCTACAACTTCCTTAAAGGAGTCTGGGTCACCGGTATAATTGGTCTTAACAATGTCCACACCAAGTTCGGAACCTACACGTGCAGCATGCTTTACCATTGCGACATCATGCTCATCTTCAACTTTCTGTCCTCTTGGGTACATCATTGCAAGAAGTGGAATACCCCAGTAACTGCAGGTTTCAGAGATTTCTCCAAGTTCCATCAACATTTCAGGCTCGTTTTCAGAACCTATGTTCACATGGACGGATACTGCATCCGCACCTAATTGAATAGCTTTTTCCACACTTGTTACAGTTACCTTATTGTTTGGATCTGGGCTTAGGGAAGTACTTGCAGATAAGTGTACAATAAGACCTATGTCCTTACCGTATCCTCTGTGTCCAAGCCCTACGATACCCTTGTGCATCAATATTGCATTTGCTCCACCTTGGGAGATGCTTTCAACGGTTTCATCCATATTGATTATTCCTTTAATAGGGCCGCTTGAAACACCATGGTCCATAGGAGCAATCACGGTTCTTCCGGTTTTCCTATTGAAAATCCTTTCCATACGAATTCTTTTTCCAATTTCAGTCATAAGATCAGTCTCCATAATATTTATATTAATTATATTAAGTTAAATTGCATTATTATAGTTATATTTTAATACCATAAAAAAGTTTTTTATAGAAAATTGTATTTTTTAGATATTAATGTATATTTTTATACATTACTGTATTAAATATTACATACATTATTATATTTGCTTTTTTAATATATAAGCCTTTTTGAAAAAAAACTAATTAAATAATTAAATTGATTCAGTTATTTATAAATAATCGTATTAATAAAAAGGAAAATGATGATGGAAAAAACTGATGACGGATTTTATGATTACAATCGTTTGGGAGACCTTCTATTTATTTTTCATAAGAATCATAAGACCTATTTGAACAATGCCTTGGCACAGTACGATTTGAATTTGATTCAAGTGTTATGCATGCTTAGAATATACAATGAAGAGAATTTAAATCAAAAAGACCTATCAGATAGCCTTTACATTACAAAAGGAGCTATCACCAAAGCTATCAAGAAATTAGAATCAAATGGAATCATAATCAGAGAGCAGTCCAAGGCTGATAAAAGAAATAATATCTTAAGATTAACAAAAAAAGGCAAAGACTTAATTCCAATTCTTGAAGAAATGAATAATGAATGGGAAGAAAAAATGGGATTGGATAAATTGGATGACGAGTTTTTTAAGACTTTCATTGAATTGGCATTTAGATCCGCTGAATTAAATGATTATCCCTAAGGATAAATAAATTTATCTTATTTTTTCACAGCAAAAACAGCTATTTTTTAAAAATATTTATAAAGTCTTAAATATTTTAAATTATAAAATAGTATACAAGTAAACTATATTTTATTTTTTATAATTTTTTTGATATAGTTTATTAAATAAATGGTGATAAAAATGGATATCAAAAAAGTTGTAGTAGCTGGTGGAGGAGTACTCGGTAGCCAAATTGCATACCAATCCGCTTTCTGCGGTTTTGATGTGACAGTTTGGCTTAGAAGCGAAGGTTCTATCGAAAGGGCAAAGCCTAAGTTTGAAAGATTGCTGAACATATACCTCAACACTCTTGAAGCAATGAAAACCGATAAGTCTGCATACTGCAGAGGATTCAGCAAAACTCCGGACTTAAGTGATGAGGAAATCGATGCCTTGAAAGAGCAAGCCCAAAAGGCATTTGACAGCTTGACATTAACTACAAGCTATGAGGAAGCTGCAGAAGATGCAGACCTTGTCATTGAAGCAATTGCAGAAGACCCTAACCAAAAAATCCCATTCTATGAGGAATTGGCAAAATACCTACCTGAAAAGACAATTGTCGTAACCAATTCATCCACATTGCTTCCAAGCCAGTTTGCAGAATACACAGGTAGGCCAGAGAAATATCTTGCATTCCACTTTGCAAACAACATATGGGCTCAAAACACTGCTGAAGTAATGCCACACCCTGGAACAGATCAAAAATACTTCGATGCAATCGTCCAATATGCTGAAGACATCAACATGGTGCCAATTAAAGTATTGAAGGAACAGCCTGGATACGTTCTCAATTCCTTGCTTGTACCATTCCTTTCCGCAGGACAGGCATTATGGGCAAATGAGGTTGCAGATCCTGAAACAATCGACTTGACATGGAGACTTGCTACTGGGGCACCAAACGGTCCTTTCCAAATATTGGATGTTGTAGGTCTTGTAACTGCATACAATATTGTTATCATGGACCCTAGATCTAAAGATCCTGAAACCACTCAAGGAAAAATAGCTCTCAAACTCAAAGAGAAAATAGATGCTGGTGAAACCGGTATCAATGCAGGAAAAGGATTCTACGAATACTAGAAAACTTATTCTTAAAAATTATTTTTCCTTTATTTTTCTATTTTTACTCATTTTATTTTTTTTTTAAATCTTTACATACCAACAAATTCTTTTAAAAATATATATTTTTCAATTAAAATTCTAATTTCATTATTCATTATATTCAAAATTATAAAATATTTTTAAGATTTATAAAAATTGTTTAATTTTATTTATATTTTCTTTACAAAAAATAGAAACTATATTTTGGCCTTTTTATTAGATTGTCTTAAATTTCTTAATTTAAATGTCAATATAAATTTTTTTTAAATTAATAATTTTACAAAATAATAATAAAAATTAAAAATTCTAAAAAATATTCATATAAATCTAATATTAACTAAACATTAACTAGGTTAAAGTTAAAATTTCTAAACTAAAAAGAAAGATTTATAAACATTTTCCAATATAAATATTAACATCAATATATTGTACAATATATTTTCAAAAGACTTTTTACAAATACCATATTTTAGGAGAATAAAAAATGATCGTAAGTGTAATTGGTGGAACTGGTCCACAAGGTTTAGGAATTGCTCTCAGATTAGCAATTGAAGGTGTAGAAGTTATTGTAGGTTCTCGTAAGGAAGAAAAGGCTTTAGACGTTGTTGCTGAAGCTAAGGAAAAATACGCAGACTACGACTTGAACATTAAAGGTTTAGCTAACGAAGATGCAGCAAAAGAAGGGGACATCTTAATCCTCACTGTACCTCTCGCAGCACAAAAACCAACCGTAGAAAGCATCAAGGAATTCTGTACCGACAAGATTGTATTGGATGCAACCGTACCACTCGAAACTGCAATCGGCGGCAAGCCATTCAGATTCATTGACTTGATGGAAGGTTCCGCAGCAGAAAGAACCGCAAGCCTCCTTAAAGGAACCGGTGCAAAAGTTATCTGTGCATTCTGTAACATCAGTAACTCTCACTTATCCAACATTCCAGAAGAAATCGACTGTGACTGTTTGATTGCAGGAGATGACAAGGAAGCAAAAGAAATTGCAGCAGAACTCATCAACAAGATCCCTGGTGTAAGAACCATTGATACTGGAATCTTGGAAAAATCCAGAATCATTGAAAAGATCACCCCATTATTAATCGGATTGAACATCAAATACAAATCCCATTACGGTGGTTTAAGAATTACTGGAATTCCAAAATTAGACGAATAGATTAAATATTTATTCCAATCTTAATTATTCTATTTCTCAATAGAATAATTCTTTTTTCTTTTTTTAAAATTAAATTAATAAAGATAATCTTTTTTAAAAATAAATCAAATTAATATAATAACCCTTTTTTAAATTAATTAAAATCATTAATCAAATTAAGAAAATATTTAAATACTTTTTTTAAAAAATCTTTAATAACAAAATATAGGAGGGATTTTATGAGCTTTATTGTTGTCATGGTTGAACTTTTACCAAAGGAAGGTAAAGAGGAAGAATTGATTCCCCTTGCAGAGGCATTGGTTGAAGAGACACTTAAGGAAGAAGGAAATATCGATTATAAATTCCTGAAATCCAATGATGGTACATTCCATATCATTGAACAATGGGAAAGCGTAGAGGCATTAAGCGAACATATGGCTTCATCTCATTTCAAATCATTCTCCAAGGAATCCAGAGAATATATTGAAGATGAAGAGATCAAAGTGCTTAGAGCTGATGAATTGAATCTATATGAATAGATTCAACTCATTCGATTAACTTACAATTAAATTATACATTCTTTTATTATACAAAATTTTATTATAC
This DNA window, taken from Methanobrevibacter sp., encodes the following:
- the npdG gene encoding NADPH-dependent F420 reductase, producing the protein MIVSVIGGTGPQGLGIALRLAIEGVEVIVGSRKEEKALDVVAEAKEKYADYDLNIKGLANEDAAKEGDILILTVPLAAQKPTVESIKEFCTDKIVLDATVPLETAIGGKPFRFIDLMEGSAAERTASLLKGTGAKVICAFCNISNSHLSNIPEEIDCDCLIAGDDKEAKEIAAELINKIPGVRTIDTGILEKSRIIEKITPLLIGLNIKYKSHYGGLRITGIPKLDE
- a CDS encoding flavodoxin family protein codes for the protein MKIIALQGSPRIGGNCDVLMDEMIKGAEENGHEVVKYYLEEEDIAPCKACLFCAENPDCVREDDGNKIINELVAADGVIFATPIYYGQMSGQAKTIIDRFYAVGQNPDKSLGGKAALIFTENQPEGTYEAYIEMTKFSPFTFMGYEVIGHVDAGSAGPAGIVAEEQEDKLNEAYELGKQF
- a CDS encoding putative quinol monooxygenase, with the translated sequence MSFIVVMVELLPKEGKEEELIPLAEALVEETLKEEGNIDYKFLKSNDGTFHIIEQWESVEALSEHMASSHFKSFSKESREYIEDEEIKVLRADELNLYE
- a CDS encoding MarR family transcriptional regulator → MMEKTDDGFYDYNRLGDLLFIFHKNHKTYLNNALAQYDLNLIQVLCMLRIYNEENLNQKDLSDSLYITKGAITKAIKKLESNGIIIREQSKADKRNNILRLTKKGKDLIPILEEMNNEWEEKMGLDKLDDEFFKTFIELAFRSAELNDYP
- a CDS encoding nitroreductase family protein — encoded protein: MDLLDVMLKRRSVRKYTDDEIPNEKMNRILQAGLLAPTSRNLKPCNFLVIENKETLNKIAESKEHGAAFLKGAKKAIAVIGNSLVADTWIEDSSIALAFMHLMAAEQDVGSCWIQIRLRKNKEGECSEDLVRDILGLDDHFRIVGILALGIEDGHMKAYTLDDIDKEKVHYMP
- a CDS encoding 2-amino-3,7-dideoxy-D-threo-hept-6-ulosonate synthase; this encodes MTEIGKRIRMERIFNRKTGRTVIAPMDHGVSSGPIKGIINMDETVESISQGGANAILMHKGIVGLGHRGYGKDIGLIVHLSASTSLSPDPNNKVTVTSVEKAIQLGADAVSVHVNIGSENEPEMLMELGEISETCSYWGIPLLAMMYPRGQKVEDEHDVAMVKHAARVGSELGVDIVKTNYTGDPDSFKEVVEGALVPVVIAGGPKVETDRELLEMVRDSLEVGGAGVAFGRNLFQAENPGKITRAIAEVVHNDLDVEEALKFLD
- a CDS encoding DUF4012 domain-containing protein; protein product: MNHRTKIFMAVLFVIFMTSIVAAFGGILGGDDLTTQNVLVCPVDDSGACNVAFLISIENGKISNYTSVSTEGMDHPTVADPNNANEKLSFHDALTLDDKEQGLNYAKEIYEANNDGVTIDGAAAVDSKIITDVIAAAGTLKDGDNVINPTAADLISPSSLDSVKPICDALLNAAKDPQQSGAMYNAAFSDYKSGDVTLTPHGFFAKLAASYVFGGLFA
- a CDS encoding 3-dehydroquinate synthase II; this encodes MSNKFAWIMSPKADWDDKKELITTALESGIDYVLDCEDSENIRKVGNFKIISPEEDADIYLVGLDGEGDGTLDLKDNLNESADLAKATEAKNSGKTVCAYIVITDKLHEQLAVTLGRVVDYIILVATDWTIIPLENIIADLQKENVNIIAAVTNADDAKVAMETLEVGTDGVIFEPKDFAQIKDFANLIDELSTESYELKDLTITNVEPVGSGDRVCIDTTTMMKPGEGMLIGSYSKAMFFIHSESLESEYVASRPFRVNAGPVQAYVMVPGNKTRYLSELETGDEVLIVDKEGKTKKSIVGRSKIEKRPLILIEAEYEDMKIRSLVQNAETIRLVDENDEPISVSVLEPGMKVKGFIDDSARHFGMAIDEQIIEQ
- the hemL gene encoding glutamate-1-semialdehyde 2,1-aminomutase → MNSEELFKISKNIIPGGVNSPVRAFEPYPFFVKEAKGSHIVDIDGNDYIDYCLAYGPILLGHSDDDVMKDVYEQMQRGTAYGAPTENEVKLAEEVIDRVPCAEMVRFVNSGTEATMAAIRLARGFTGKSKIVKFEGAYHGAHDYVLVKSGSGAACLPDSAGIPVETTQNTLSVPFNNVDALTKLIEDEGEDIACVIVEPVMGNIGCVEPTVKFLKFLREITEENGIVLIFDEVITGFRVSRGGAQSYYGVKPDLVTFAKVLGGGFPIGAYAGKKEIMSLIAPNGPVYQAGTFSGNPISIQAGLSTLKKLDYPFYGEMSQKGDFLRESISDILEDLKLELQGVGLSSMFQIYFNEEPVIDYETAKRSDAKRFLVYFRELLKNGVFIPPSQFECNFISGAHTDDDLIKTSEAIEQALKVAWKI
- a CDS encoding 3-hydroxyacyl-CoA dehydrogenase, which gives rise to MDIKKVVVAGGGVLGSQIAYQSAFCGFDVTVWLRSEGSIERAKPKFERLLNIYLNTLEAMKTDKSAYCRGFSKTPDLSDEEIDALKEQAQKAFDSLTLTTSYEEAAEDADLVIEAIAEDPNQKIPFYEELAKYLPEKTIVVTNSSTLLPSQFAEYTGRPEKYLAFHFANNIWAQNTAEVMPHPGTDQKYFDAIVQYAEDINMVPIKVLKEQPGYVLNSLLVPFLSAGQALWANEVADPETIDLTWRLATGAPNGPFQILDVVGLVTAYNIVIMDPRSKDPETTQGKIALKLKEKIDAGETGINAGKGFYEY